In the genome of Mauremys mutica isolate MM-2020 ecotype Southern chromosome 8, ASM2049712v1, whole genome shotgun sequence, one region contains:
- the PDC gene encoding phosducin, whose amino-acid sequence MEEQKSASLEQDFEGQATHTGPKGVINDWRKFKLESEDRDSLPLSKKEILRQMSSPHRSLSKDDKDTRERFSRKMSMQEYELIHEEQEDESCLRKYRKRCMQDMHQRLSFGPRYGYLYELQNGEQFLEVIEKERKTVMVIVHIYEDGIKGCEALNNSLTCLAAEYSTMRFCKIKASNTGAGDRFSTDVLPTLLVYKGGELLSNFISVTEHFSEEFFAVDVESFLHEYGLLPEKEIPALGNGNTDDQDIE is encoded by the exons GGCCCAAAGGCGTGATCAATGACTGGAGAAAGTTTAAATTAGAAAGTGAAGACAGAGATTCCCTCCCTTTGAGCAAGAAAGAGATCCTCAGACAAATGTCTTCGCCACACAGATCTCTCAGTAAAGATGATAAAGACACCAGAGAGAGATTCAGTCGTAAG ATGAGTATGCAGGAGTATGAGCTCATCCATGAGGAGCAAGAGGATGAAAGTTGCCTACGAAAATACCGCAAACGCTGCATGCAGGATATGCATCAGAGGCTGAGCTTTGGGCCCAGATATGGCTATCTGTATGAGCTGCAGAATGGAGAACAGTTCCTGGAAGTCATTGAGAAAGAGCGAAAAACCGTCATGGTCATTGTTCACATTTATGAAGATGGCATCAAGGGCTGCGAGGCACTAAACAATAGCTTAACTTGCCTTGCTGCAGAATACTCCACAATGAGATTTTGTAAGATAAAGGCATCTAACACAGGTGCTGGAGACCGCTTTTCAACTGATGTGCTCCCAACCCTGCTTGTCTACAAGGGTGGGGAGCTTTTGAGCAATTTTATTAGTGTTACTGAACACTTCAGTGAGGAATTTTTTGCTGTGGATGTGGAATCTTTCCTACATGAGTATGGGCTGCTACCCGAAAAAGAGATTCCAGCACTTGGAAATGGCAATACAGATGATCAAGATATTGAATAA